The Streptomyces hundungensis genome contains the following window.
GCAGCCGGCCAGTTCGAACCCCGTCGCCCCGCGCACCTCCTCCAACGTGACCCCGGGGTGCAGCGAGACCAGCCGCATCGCGTGGTCCGGCGTCGCGAAGTCGAAGACGCCGAGGTCGCTCACCACCCGCGGGATGCGGTGGAAGCGGGTGGCGGAGGGGCCCGCGGCCGCCGCGCTGTCGTAACCGACCCCGCAGATCATGTCGACCTTCGGCACGAAGACCCGGGTGGAGTGCTTCGGCACCCAGTAACTCACCGGATTGTTCAGGGTGTTGACCGGCGCCCCGCGTACGCCGAGGAGCTGACGGGCGGGCCGGTCCCAGGCGCCGATGCAGGAGATGTTCTGGTTGCCGAACCGGTCGATCTGGCTCGCGCCCATCATGACGTGCCGCCGCCCGCCGGTGACCATCGTGAGGTGGTGGCGGTACGGCAGCCACCCCTCGGGCTCCCCGTCGGGGCCGACCAGCATCGCCTCGCCGTCGGTGAGCAGCAGATCGGGGGAGAAGGTCCGCCGGGCGAGACGGGCCCCCACCGACGGGATGAGCCCCATGGGGCTCGCGAGCACCTCCCCGTTGTCGCGCCACGCCTCGGCGCACGCGATCACGCAGTACTCGGCGCGGGTCACCCGCACGGCGTTCGTCGTCACGTTCGCTCCTCGTGCCAGCTCTGCACCGCGCACTGATAGGACTTCTCGTCGGGCCCGGACAGGAACCGCTCGGCGAACTCGGCCCAGGGCGTGCTCGCGTACAGCTTCTGGAACGGCTCGTCACGGCCGTAGTCGGGGGCGCAGGACGTGAAGTGGGCGCCGTGGGGGCTCTCCACGACGCCGGTGACCGCATACCGCTTGACCAGCAGGGACTGTGCGGGAGCGCCCTTGAAGCCGTCCACGATCCGCTCGCACGAGAGGTACGCGCTGTCGGCGGCCTCGCAGAACAGGTCGTCGAAGTACGGGTCCGGGCCCAGGTACTGGCCGTTGCCGAGCCGGTCGGCGCGGTTGAGGTGGACGAGCGCCGCGTCCATGCGCAGCGCGGGCATCGCCACGAACGTCTCGCCGTCCTCATAGGGCGAAGTGACCGTGCGCAGGCCCGGGTTGACCCGCATCACGTCCGAGCCGATGCCCGCCCGCACCGGCAGGAACGGCAGCCGGTTCGCGGCGGCGTGCAGGCCCCACATGAACATCGCCTCGTCGATCTCCATCAGCTCGAAGGCGCCGGCCTGGCGGGCCGCACGGAAGTGCGGCTCCAGGGGGATCGAGTCGAGCGTGGCGAAGGGCGCGATCAGTGTGCGGATGCGGCCCGCGGCGGCGAGCAGCCCGACGTCGGGTCCGCCGTAGGAGATCACCGTCAGATCGGTGACGGGGGAGCGCAGCAGGGCCCGCACCAGGGCCATCGGCTTGCGGCGCGAACCCCAGCCGCCGATGCCGACGGTCATGCCGCTGCGCAGCCGCCGTACGACGTCCTCGGGCGTCATGGTCTTGTCCGTCACGGCGAGGCCTCCTCGGTGGCCGGCGGTGGAGGCGCCCCGCCCGGCGCGAACGTGTCGCGGACGCGGTCGGCGACGCCGCTGAGGTTGGCCTCGAAGGTGAAGCCCTGCTCGAAGCGGTAGCTGCGGCGTACGTCGACGGGGTCGATGCCGTTGATGGCGGCCTTGGCGAGGCGGATGAGCATGCCGTCCTTGCGGGCGATCTCGCGCGCCAACTCCAGTGCCTGTGCGAGGAGTTCGGCCCGCTCCACCACCTTCCACACCGATCCGTGGGCGTGCAGCTCCCGCGCCGACACCGTGCGGGAGGTGTAGTAGAGCGCGCGCATCAGATGCTGCGGGACCAGACGGGCCAGGTGGGTGGCGGCGCCCAGCGCACCCCGGTCCAGCTCGGGCAGGCCGAAGACGGCGTCCTCGCTCGCCACGATCGCGTCCGCGTTGCCGACCAGGCCGATGCCGCCGCCCAGGCAGAACCCGCCCACCGCCGCGACGACCGGCACCTCGCACTCGTACACCGCGGCGAACGCCTCGGCGCAGCCGCGGTTCGCGCCGAGGATCGCGCTGTGGCCGCTGTCGCGCTGCACCTCCTTGATGTCGACGCCGGCGTTGAAACCGCGGCCCTCGGCGGCGAGCACCACACAGCGGTTCTCGGGGTCACGGCCCGCCGCGCGCACCGCGTCGGCGAGCTCGTACCAGCCCCGCACGGGAAGGGCGTTGACGGGCGGGAAGTCGACCGTGACGAGGCGAATGCCCTTCTCGGGGCTTGCGGTGGAGACACCCATGGGCGGATCAGCTACCTTTCCACCAAACATTTGTTAGGTCAGGAAGGTAGCAGCGGATGGAGCTGGCCGGGAAGGCAGTCGTCGTCACCGGTGGCACCCGGGGCGTCGGCGCGGGCATCGCCAGGGCGTTCCTCGACGCGGGCGCGGACGTCGTGGTGTGCGCCCGCAGACCGCCCGAAACGCCCGTCGCCTCGGGCGGCCGCACGGCCGAGTTCCGCCCGCTCGACCTGCGCGAACCCGACGCCGTACGGGACTTCTTCGCGGCGCTCGCCACGGACTACGGGCGTCTGGACACCCTGGTCAACAACGCGGGCGGAACCCCCTACCGGCTGCTGGAGGAGGGCGAGGCCGAGCGCCACGCACGCGTCGTCGAGCTGAATCTGGTGGCCCCCCTCACGGCCTCGCTCGCCGCCCGGCCCCATCTGCGGGCCGCCCGGGGATCGGTCGTGATGATCGGCAGCGTGAGCGGGGTGCGGCCCTCGCCGGGGTCGGCCGCCTACGGCGCGGCCAAGGCCGGCCTGGACAGCCTCGCCCGTTCCATGGCGGTGGAGTGGGCACCCGAGGTCCGCGTCAACACGCTGGTCCTCGGCATGGTCCGTACCGAATTGAGCGAGCTGCACTACGGCGACGCGCACGGCGTCGCCCGCGTCGGCGCGACCGTGCCGCTCGGCCGGCTCGCCGAACCCGAGGACGTCGGCGCGGCGGCCGTCTTCCTCGCCGGCGCGCGGGCGGCCTACATCAGCGGGGCCTCGCTGCTCGTCCACGGCGGCGGTGAACGCCCCGCCTTCCTGGACGCGGCCACCGTCAACCGCGGCGACCGAAGCTGACCGTCAACGAGCGTGAGGAGAACGGAAGATGAGCGGGTTGTGCGAGGGGCGCGTCGTGATCGTGACCGGCGCGGGGCGCGGTCTTGGCCGGGCCCACGCCCTGGCCTTCGCCGAACAGGGGGCCCGGGTCGTCGTCAACGACCTCGGCGTCGCACCGGACGGGGCCGGCCGGTCCCGCGGCCCGGCACAGTCGGTGGCCGACGAGATCCGCGCGGCGGGCGGCGAAGCCGTGGCGCACGACGGCGACATCGCCACGACCGAGGGCGCGGCCTCCCTGATCGCGACGGCCGTGGAGAGGTTCGGAGCGCTGCACACGCTGGTCAACAACGCCGGATTCCTGCGCGACCGGATGCTGGTCAACCTCGACGAGGACGACTGGGACGCGGTGATGCGGGTCCACCTCAAGGGCCACTTCCTGCCCCTCAAACACGCCGCCGCGTACTGGCGCGCCGAAGCCAAGGCGGGCCGCGAGGTCGCGGCCCGGGTGGTCAACACCAGCTCCGGAGCGGGCCTGTTGGGCTCGGTCGGGCAGGGCAACTACAGCGCCGCGAAGGCCGGGATCGTGGGGCTCACCCTGGTCGCGGCGGCCGAGCTTGGCCGCTACGGAGTGCGGGTCAACGCCATCGCGCCGTCGGCCCGCACCCGGATGACCGAGACCACCTTCGCGGACGCGATGGCCGCACCCGGCGAGGACGCCGCCTTCGACGCGATGGCCCCCGAGAACGTCTCGCCCCTGGTGGTGTGGCTGGGTTCGGCCGGGAGCGAGGGCGTCACCGGGCGGGTCTTCGAGACGGAGGCCGGCCGCATCACCGTCATGGAGGGCTGGCGGGCCGGCCCGACCATCGACAAGGGGGCCCGCTGGACCCCGCGCGAGGCCGGCACGGCGGCCCTGAAACTCCTCACCGAGGCGCAGACTCCGGGAGCGGTGTACGGATCACGCTAGGCGGGAGGGGCTGTTGGGCTTACACGATCGGGGGGTTGGGTGAACACATCGACGGGCTGAGTGAACAAGAAGAAAATTCAACGGAGTTGGCGTTGACGGCCGCCGCTCTACGCGCGTCATCATGGCCGCATGAGCATCCCCCCACGCCTCAAAGCCCTCGGTGGCGCCTTCGCCATCGCCGCCGCCCTCCTCACCGGCCCGGTCGCCGGCGCCGCCTCGGCCACCCCCACGGCCCCGGCCGCCTCCGCGGTGTCCGTCTCCTCGGTCGGCAGCGTCTGTTACTCCGCACTGCCCTCCCAGGCGCACGACACCCTGCGCCTCATCGACCAGGGCGGCCCGTTCCCGTACTCCCAGGACGGTGTCGTCTTCCAGAACCGCGAAGGGGTGCTGGCCCAGCAGAGCAGCGGCTACTACCACGAGTACACCGTGATCACCCCGGGCGCCCCGACGCGCGGAACCCGCCGGATCATCACCGGTGAGAAGTCCCAGGAGGACTACTACACCGCCGACCACTACGCCACCTTCCGCCTCGTCAACTTCGGCTGCTGACACGGTAATTGGCGCTCACCGCCACTGCGGGCCCGCACGTCCTCAGCGGACGGGCGGGCCCGCGTCGTGCGGACGAGGGGGCCCACGGGGTCAGGTGTCGCACTCCAGGACCGTGCGGCACAGCCCGCAGCGGGCCCTGACCCGGCCGCGCACGGGCACCCGGATCCGCTGCTGGCAGGTCGGGCAGGCGAAGCGCACCCGCGGCCCGTCCGGCGCGGACTCGAAGGAGTACGGGGAGCCCGGCCCGGCCCAGTCGCCGCCCCGCTCCCGGGCCTCGCGGCGGTCCTTGGCGTAACGCCGCCGGCCCGCCCAGCCGGCCGCGGTGAGCGGGGGCCGCTGCCCGTCCCGGCGCGCCAGGGCGGCGCCCGCCGTGTACGCGGGGTACGCCTGCGGGCTGGTGAACCAGGGCGAGGGGTCCTCGCCGAACAGCTCGGCCCGCTTGGCCAGGACGTACCCGAACTCCTCCGGCGTCAGATAGCCCAGCTTCTGACTGGACACCCCGTCCTCGCGGAACGCGTCGAGCAGCAGCCAGCCGGCGCCCAGATAGGTGGTCGCGGTGTCGGTGAGGATCTCGTTGTCGCGGGTCCCGGGGAACGTCAGGTCCAGGCGGTGCAGCAGGACATGGGTGATCTCGTGCGCGAGGGCGGCCCCGATGTCCCGGCGGTGGTCCCGGAAGCGGTCGTTCAGCTCGATGAAGTACTCGGGCCCGGCGGCCAGTTCGACATTGGCGGCGTGCCGCATCTCGCGGAAGCCCACGATCATCCGTGCCTCGGGCAGTCGCAGGTGCTGGACGAGGGCGCGGGCCACCCGCTGGGTCCCCAGGTGCAGGTCGTCCTGGTCGGCGAAGGCCACGTCGGCGGGGAGCACGCTGGTCGCGTACCCGTGCAGGCCGTCGTAGGTCAGGCGCCGGTGCAGCGCGGTGATGGCCGCGCGCACCGTGGCGAGGTGCGGATAGCCGTGCACGACCGGGCTCGACGCGCCCACGCTGCCACCCCCGTTCCGACCGCGGACCGGCTTCCACTGTAAGCGCGCCGGGCCGCTGCCGGCCCGCCCCCGACCGCGGCCGACCCGCCCGTGAACTGGCCGGAAAGTGTCCCTTGTGGGGGCCGTCGCGGGCTCCGCATAATCCGAACGCGCCTTGACGCGCCCATGACATCAATGCTCGGCGGGGTGCGGTCCCCCCAGGCGCACATGACAGCCAACCCCCCCACGAGAGGCAGTCAGTTGAAGAAGATCATGCGAGCCCTGCGCAGATGCCTGGCCGTCACGGCCGTCCTCGCCGCCGCGATCAGCCTGCCCGCCACCGACGCCCTCGCCTCGCCCGCCACACCCCGGCCCGTGGTCGGCGGCACCCGGGCCGCCCAGGGCGAGTTCCCGTTCATGGTCCGGCTCTCCATGGGCTGCGGCGGCGCCCTGTACACCCAGCAGATCGTGCTCACCGCCGCCCACTGCGTCGACGGCAGCGGCGCCAACACCTCGATCACCGCCACCGGCGGCGTCGTCGACCTCCAGAGCTCCAGCGCGATCAAGGTCAAGTCCACCCGGGTCCTCCAGGCCCCCGGCTACACCGGCAAGGGCAAGGACTGGGCGCTGATCAAACTGGCCAAGCCCATCAACCAGCCCACCCTCAAGATCGCCACCACCACCGCGTACAACAACGGCACCTTCACCATCGCCGGCTGGGGCGCCCGCAGCGAGGGCGGCGGCCAGCAGCGCTACCTCTACAAGGCGAACGTCCCCTTCGTCTCGGACGCGCAGTGCCAGCAGGCGTACGGCAGTGATCTCGTCCCCAGCGACGAGATCTGCGCCGGCTACGTCGCCCAGGGCGGCGTCGACACCTGCCAGGGCGACTCCGGCGGACCGATGTTCCGCAAGGACGACGCCGGCGCCTGGATCCAGGTCGGCATCGTCAGCTGGGGCCAGGGCTGCGCCGAGCCCGGCTACCCCGGCGTCTACTCCGAGGTCTCCACCTTCGCCTCCGCGATAGCCCAGGCCGCGTCGACGCTGTAGGGCACGGCCCTCGACCCGGCGCCCCGATCACCGCTGCCCGGCCGGGCGCCCGCATTTGCGGGGGCCCGGCCGAACCTGCTCATATAGGGACATGTCGATCAGAGTGGTCATCGCGGACGACCAGGAAATGGTCCGAACCGGATTCCGCATGATCCTGGAGAGCAGAAGCGACATCGAGGTCCTCGCCGACGTCGTCGACGGATACGCCGCCCTCGAAGCCGTCGAACGCCTCCAGCCCGATGTCCTCCTCCTCGACATCCGCATGCCCGGCCTCGACGGCCTGGACGTCACCCGCCGCCTGGCCGGCCGCGAACGGCCCCGCATCGTCATCTGCACCACCTTCGACCTCGACGCATACGTCCACGCCGCGCTGCACGGCGGCGCCTGCGGCTTCCTCCTCAAGGACGCCAGCCCCGAAATGCTCGTCGAGGCCGTACGCGCCGCGGCCGCCGGAGACTCCCTCGTCTCACCCGCGATCACCGTCCGGCTCCTGAAGGAACTCGCCGCCGCCCGCCCCACCGACGGCGCCCGCACCCCCTCCGAACCCCTCACCGACCGCGAACGCGACGTCGTGCGCTGTCTGGCGAGAGGCGCCACCAACGCCGAGATCGCCGGCGAACTGTACGTCTCGCTGTCCACCGTGAAGACCCACCTCGCCAACGTCCAGGCCAAACTCGGCGCCCGCAACCGGGTGGAGATCGCGGCGTGGGCATGGGAGAGCGGGCTCACGGCGGGCACGGCGTGAGACGCCGAACCGCCCGGCGGCGCCCGTGAGCCCCGTACGGGGATGGCTCCTTCGCCACCCCCGGGCCGCGGCCACGGGGCGGCCCCTGCTCGCCGCCGTCCTCGTCGCCCTGGTCACCTACGAAGGCGTGGCCCTCGCCCGCCAGCCCACCCGGCCGCACGCCATCGTGTGGAGCGCCGGGATCGCGGTGTGCGTGTGCGCGGTGCCCTGGGCGAAGGTGGCGCTGGTGCCGCGCGCCTGGACCGCGGCCGCCGTGAGCTGGACCGCCACCGTGGCCCTGTTCGTCAGCGGCCGCCCCGACGCCGTCTGGGGCATGGGCGAGGCCATCGCCCTCCTGGTGCTGCTGTCCTCCGTCCTGCTGTACGCCCCGGCCCGCACCACCGCCGTCCTCGGCCCGCTCCTCGCCCTCGGCTGCATGGCGGCGCCGGTACGTGATGCGCATCCCGGCCGCTTCACCCTGCTCTTCGCCGCCCTCGCGGTCGTCGTCAGCGCGTACTCCCTGCTGCTGCGCGCCCAGTCCAGCCAGCGGATGCGTGACCTGGAGGCGGTACGGGCCGCCGAACGCATCGAACTCGCCCGCGAACTCCACGACTTGGTCGCCCACCATGTCACCGGCATCGTCGTACAGGCCCAGGCCGCCCGCTTCACCGCCCGGTCGGGCG
Protein-coding sequences here:
- a CDS encoding enoyl-CoA hydratase family protein; this translates as MGVSTASPEKGIRLVTVDFPPVNALPVRGWYELADAVRAAGRDPENRCVVLAAEGRGFNAGVDIKEVQRDSGHSAILGANRGCAEAFAAVYECEVPVVAAVGGFCLGGGIGLVGNADAIVASEDAVFGLPELDRGALGAATHLARLVPQHLMRALYYTSRTVSARELHAHGSVWKVVERAELLAQALELAREIARKDGMLIRLAKAAINGIDPVDVRRSYRFEQGFTFEANLSGVADRVRDTFAPGGAPPPPATEEASP
- a CDS encoding response regulator, which produces MSIRVVIADDQEMVRTGFRMILESRSDIEVLADVVDGYAALEAVERLQPDVLLLDIRMPGLDGLDVTRRLAGRERPRIVICTTFDLDAYVHAALHGGACGFLLKDASPEMLVEAVRAAAAGDSLVSPAITVRLLKELAAARPTDGARTPSEPLTDRERDVVRCLARGATNAEIAGELYVSLSTVKTHLANVQAKLGARNRVEIAAWAWESGLTAGTA
- a CDS encoding sensor histidine kinase, which translates into the protein MSPVRGWLLRHPRAAATGRPLLAAVLVALVTYEGVALARQPTRPHAIVWSAGIAVCVCAVPWAKVALVPRAWTAAAVSWTATVALFVSGRPDAVWGMGEAIALLVLLSSVLLYAPARTTAVLGPLLALGCMAAPVRDAHPGRFTLLFAALAVVVSAYSLLLRAQSSQRMRDLEAVRAAERIELARELHDLVAHHVTGIVVQAQAARFTARSGEHAAASFARIEEAGGEALGAMRRLVRVLREGAAETEPVAGVAQIRELAARFSRAGPPAVLTIEPGLEERLPGDAAALAHRVVRESLTNVRKHAADASAVRIGIRATTDALEVRVADDGSSGVALAEQARGGGFGLAGLTERVTAMGGELAAGPAAEGGWQVVVRVPLDAG
- a CDS encoding SDR family oxidoreductase — encoded protein: MSGLCEGRVVIVTGAGRGLGRAHALAFAEQGARVVVNDLGVAPDGAGRSRGPAQSVADEIRAAGGEAVAHDGDIATTEGAASLIATAVERFGALHTLVNNAGFLRDRMLVNLDEDDWDAVMRVHLKGHFLPLKHAAAYWRAEAKAGREVAARVVNTSSGAGLLGSVGQGNYSAAKAGIVGLTLVAAAELGRYGVRVNAIAPSARTRMTETTFADAMAAPGEDAAFDAMAPENVSPLVVWLGSAGSEGVTGRVFETEAGRITVMEGWRAGPTIDKGARWTPREAGTAALKLLTEAQTPGAVYGSR
- a CDS encoding S1 family peptidase translates to MKKIMRALRRCLAVTAVLAAAISLPATDALASPATPRPVVGGTRAAQGEFPFMVRLSMGCGGALYTQQIVLTAAHCVDGSGANTSITATGGVVDLQSSSAIKVKSTRVLQAPGYTGKGKDWALIKLAKPINQPTLKIATTTAYNNGTFTIAGWGARSEGGGQQRYLYKANVPFVSDAQCQQAYGSDLVPSDEICAGYVAQGGVDTCQGDSGGPMFRKDDAGAWIQVGIVSWGQGCAEPGYPGVYSEVSTFASAIAQAASTL
- a CDS encoding ribonuclease domain-containing protein, with the translated sequence MSIPPRLKALGGAFAIAAALLTGPVAGAASATPTAPAASAVSVSSVGSVCYSALPSQAHDTLRLIDQGGPFPYSQDGVVFQNREGVLAQQSSGYYHEYTVITPGAPTRGTRRIITGEKSQEDYYTADHYATFRLVNFGC
- a CDS encoding CoA-transferase subunit beta produces the protein MTTNAVRVTRAEYCVIACAEAWRDNGEVLASPMGLIPSVGARLARRTFSPDLLLTDGEAMLVGPDGEPEGWLPYRHHLTMVTGGRRHVMMGASQIDRFGNQNISCIGAWDRPARQLLGVRGAPVNTLNNPVSYWVPKHSTRVFVPKVDMICGVGYDSAAAAGPSATRFHRIPRVVSDLGVFDFATPDHAMRLVSLHPGVTLEEVRGATGFELAGCEEAAYTREPTTEELRLIREVLDPDGLREREVAR
- a CDS encoding CoA transferase subunit A, yielding MTDKTMTPEDVVRRLRSGMTVGIGGWGSRRKPMALVRALLRSPVTDLTVISYGGPDVGLLAAAGRIRTLIAPFATLDSIPLEPHFRAARQAGAFELMEIDEAMFMWGLHAAANRLPFLPVRAGIGSDVMRVNPGLRTVTSPYEDGETFVAMPALRMDAALVHLNRADRLGNGQYLGPDPYFDDLFCEAADSAYLSCERIVDGFKGAPAQSLLVKRYAVTGVVESPHGAHFTSCAPDYGRDEPFQKLYASTPWAEFAERFLSGPDEKSYQCAVQSWHEERT
- a CDS encoding SDR family oxidoreductase, with the translated sequence MELAGKAVVVTGGTRGVGAGIARAFLDAGADVVVCARRPPETPVASGGRTAEFRPLDLREPDAVRDFFAALATDYGRLDTLVNNAGGTPYRLLEEGEAERHARVVELNLVAPLTASLAARPHLRAARGSVVMIGSVSGVRPSPGSAAYGAAKAGLDSLARSMAVEWAPEVRVNTLVLGMVRTELSELHYGDAHGVARVGATVPLGRLAEPEDVGAAAVFLAGARAAYISGASLLVHGGGERPAFLDAATVNRGDRS